Proteins encoded by one window of Manihot esculenta cultivar AM560-2 chromosome 10, M.esculenta_v8, whole genome shotgun sequence:
- the LOC110624774 gene encoding uncharacterized protein LOC110624774: protein MDRSEHALFPEWLKSGSSVPAGGSANHLSASASLHTDDHLVSKHVGNKSSISTTDRDIRRLSVQERTSSAYFPRSSNSNGSAQLRPTSSFGRSIHDRDWKDENDYQEKDKLALGEFRHHEHFDRLDNIVPSKFDKDKLRRSQSMITGKQDNTWSKKVSGDQTNNKSKLSNSKDNGLLARVGVGSVHDNAFEQDFPSLGAEERQGGIGRVSSPGLSMPTQTGTSAIVVSENWKSALAEVPIVMGSVASAQQAVPSPSASVLPNNNTGLNMAEALAQGPPRARTPPQPTSGIQRFEELAIRQSRLIPMTPSMPKTLVVSPSEKSKPKIGSLQQSVHFVNHTRVPARPDSTKISSEGRLQVLKPSRELNGISSAAKDNSSPTIGSKPVNSLHGITPLASTSVPLRTSGNPNHPTAERQPSVLRPNIEKKPSFQIKSRNDFFNDLKKKSSTNSTPAVSDPSPVSLSFTSEKMSCESVTGGTAASVTEHDGDDSSSEISVTGLSSDNRGKTHSGDAYYGAYYGTQFDDGDKDSNSDITPNPDEEEAAFLRSLGWDENAGEEGLTEEEISAFFEKYMKLRPSSKFLHGIQTRVAVNSESSSCGISSSALSSSESESDS, encoded by the exons ATGGATAGAAGCGAGCATGCATTGTTTCCAGAATGGTTGAAAAGTGGCAGTAGCGTCCCTGCTGGTGGCAGTGCAAACCACCTATCTGCATCAGCATCGTTGCACACTG ATGATCATCTTGTATCAAAGCATGTGGGGAACAAGTCATCCATAAGCACTACCGATCGTGATATACGCCGATTATCAGTTCAGGAAAGAACCTCTTCTGCCTATTTTCCCCGGAGTTCTAATAGCAATGGTTCTGCTCAATTGCGTCCTACGAGTAGCTTTGGTAGAAGCATCCATGATAGGGATTGGAAAGATGAAAATGATTACCAGGAGAAGGATAAATTGGCCTTAGGTGAATTTAGGCACCATGAGCATTTTGATCGTCTGGATAACATTGTTCCAAGTAAATTTGACAAAGATAAGTTACGCCGTTCTCAGTCTATGATTACAGGAAAACAAGATAACACTTGGTCCAAGAAAGTATCTGGGGACCAAactaacaataaaagtaaacttAGCAACAGTAAAGATAATGGTCTGCTTGCTAGGGTTGGTGTTGGCTCTGTGCATGATAATGCATTTGAACAGGATTTCCCCTCGCTGGGAGCCGAGGAAAGGCAAGGTGGTATTGGAAGGGTTTCTTCTCCTGGCTTAAGTATGCCAACTCAAACTGGCACTTCAGCTATAGTTGTCAGTGAGAACTGGAAGTCAGCTCTAGCAGAGGTGCCCATTGTCATGGGAAGTGTTGCATCAGCTCAGCAAGCTGTTCCTTCACCCTCAGCTTCTGTGCTGCCAAACAATAATACAGGTCTCAATATGGCTGAAGCATTAGCACAGGGCCCTCCTCGTGCTCGTACACCTCCCCAG CCAACTTCTGGTATACAACGGTTTGAAGAGCTGGCCATCAGGCAGTCAAGATTGATTCCCATGACTCCATCCATGCCTAAAACCTTG GTGGTCAGTCCTTCAGAGAAATCAAAACCCAAGATTGGTTCACTGCAACAGTCTGTGCACTTTGTTAATCATACACGTGTTCCTGCGAGACCTGATAGTACAAAAATATCTAGTGAGGGCAGGCTTCAGGTCCTCAAACCATCACGAGAACTGAATGGCATCTCTTCAGCTGCAAAAGATAACTCGAGTCCTACTATTGGAAGCAAGCCAGTGAATAGCTTACATGGAATCACTCCATTGGCTTCTACATCAGTTCCCCTGAGGACCTCGGGCAATCCAAACCATCCTACTGCTGAGCGCCAGCCTTCAGTTTTGCGGCCAAACATAGAGAAGAAACCATCGTTTCAAATCAAGAGTAggaatgatttttttaatgacCTAAAGAAGAAATCTTCCACAAACTCCACACCAGCAGTGTCAGATCCTAGTCCTGTTTCATTGTCATTCACATCAGAGAAGATGTCTTGTGAATCGGTCACTGGAGGTACTGCTGCTTCAGTTACTGAGCATGATGGAGATGATTCTTCATCAGAAATATCTGTGACTGGCTTGTCCAGTGATAATAGAGGTAAAACCCACAGTGGAGATGCTTACTATGGGGCTTACTATGGGACTCAATTTGACGATGGAGATAAGGATTCAAACTCTGACATAACTCCCAACCCAGATGAGGAAGAGGCTGCTTTTCTGCGGTCACTTGGTTGGGATGAAAATGCCGGAGAAGAAGGCCTTACAGAGGAGGAGATCAGTGCTTTCTTTGAGAAG TACATGAAATTAAGGCCTTCATCAAAATTTCTCCACGGAATACAAACAAGAGTGGCAGTCAATTCTGAGAGTAGTAGCTGCGGTATATCTTCATCTGCACTGAGTTCATCTGAGTCAGAGTCAGATTCTTGA